A stretch of the Osmerus eperlanus chromosome 10, fOsmEpe2.1, whole genome shotgun sequence genome encodes the following:
- the cd276 gene encoding CD276 antigen, with product MTMLPLLLLPLLAGQVLAKFEVQVPEQPVVALYGVDATLDCSFAQVGPFNLSDLSVFWQLTDTKRRVHSYYGNQDQLEDQGESFANRTSLFPAQLASGNASLLLRRVGVADEGSYTCFVRVDTYRSAALLLQVAGQNMVFPPVALWVTVGLAVCLLALLIALAAVCRRKIKESCEEARAAEEAKELEEEEAKTAMTPLKS from the exons ATGACCAtgctgcctctcctgctgctgcCGCTGCTGGCTGGCCAGGTTCTCG ctaaGTTTGAGGTGCAGGTCCCCGAGCAGCCAGTGGTGGCGCTGTACGGCGTGGACGCCACCCTCGACTGCTCCTTCGCTCAAGTCGGCCCCTTCAACCTGTCTGACCTGAGCGTCTTCTGGCAGCTGACCGACACCAAGCGCAGAGTGCACAGTTACTACGGCAACCAAGACCAGCTGGAGGACCAGGGCGAGAGCTTCGCCAACCGCACCAGCCTGTTTCCTGCCCAGCTGGCGTCGGGCAACGCCTCGCTCCTCCTGCGGCGCGTGGGCGTGGCCGACGAGGGCAGCTACACCTGCTTCGTCAGGGTGGACACCTACAGAAGCGCTGCCCTGCTGCTCCAGGTGGCTG GTCAGAACATGGTGTTCCCCCCTGTGGCTCTGTGGGTGACTGTGGGCCTGGCAGTGTGTCTGCTGGCTCTCCTCATCGCCCTGGCTGCCGTCTGCAGGAGAAAGATCAAGGAGAGCTGCGAGGAGGCCAGAGCAG cTGAGGAGgccaaggagctggaggaggaggaggccaagacAG cCATGACACCTCTGAAAAGCTGA